A single region of the Cucumis melo cultivar AY chromosome 3, USDA_Cmelo_AY_1.0, whole genome shotgun sequence genome encodes:
- the LOC103485461 gene encoding zinc finger CCCH domain-containing protein 14, whose translation MEEEMCPPLLPSSLSSTTELSVAEFEDFSQHFASMYHSIFPPLLSSSSLPNSLSFTPSPSSADDDHNNHCTTATATSTTDDLLVQARLILENRHLRHRHDLCLRRLRQVSDDADYLRQENAQLRLANAELVKVISSKTAIDDLVSIPNSHLRSLIGGGQSGDEIGYNDIISPTSVIGKYNDQFDGRNNLHRISLPKSISIRSAAAAASSAPPNIKLRGACTPVSDGGSRKREEEATEFEVYNQGTTKTELCNKWQEIGDCPYGNHCRFAHGLEELRPVMRHPRYKTQMCRMVLAGQKCPYGHRCHFRHSLSEQ comes from the exons ATGGAAGAGGAAATGTGTCCGCCATTGTTGCCGTCTAGTCTTTCTTCAACAACTGAATTGTCAGTGGCGGAATTTGAGGATTTCAGTCAGCATTTCGCTTCAATGTATCATTCAATTTTCCCTCCATTGTTATCATCTTCCTCTCTTCCAAATTCTCTTTCATTTACTCCGTCGCCCTCCTCCGCCGACGATGACCACAACAACCACTGCACCACCGCCACCGCCACTTCCACCACTGACGACCTTCTTGTTCAGGCCCGTCTTATTCTCGAAAACCGTCACCTCCGTCACCGCCACGATCTCTGCCTCCGCCGCCTCCGTCAAGTCTCTGACGACGCTGATTATCTACGGCAGGAGAATGCCCAGCTCCGATTGGCGAATGCCGAGCTTGTGAAGGTTATTTCGTCCAAGACGGCCATTGACGATCTTGTTTCAATTCCGAATTCTCATCTCCGGTCTCTGATTGGAGGCGGCCAAAGTGGGGATGAAATTGGTTATAATGATATAATTAGTCCGACGAGTGTGATTGGAAAATATAATGATCAGTTCGACGGAAGGAATAATCTCCACCGGATCTCTCTTCCAAAGAGCATTTCCATCCGCTctgccgccgccgccgcctccTCCGCTCCACCCAACATCAAATTG CGTGGGGCGTGCACTCCGGTGAGCGATGGTGGGAGTAGAAAGAGAGAAGAGGAGGCAACGGAATTTGAGGTGTACAATCAAGGTACAACCAAGACAGAGCTCTGCAATAAATGGCAAGAGATCGGCGACTGCCCTTATGGCAATCATTGTCGATTTGCTCATGGACTGGAAGAGCTCCGACCCGTCATGAGACACCCACGTTACAAGACACAAATGTGTAGGATGGTACTCGCTGGTCAAAAGTGTCCTTACGGTCATCGGTGCCATTTTCGCCATTCTCTTAGTGAACAATAA